A stretch of the Gimesia chilikensis genome encodes the following:
- a CDS encoding efflux RND transporter periplasmic adaptor subunit: protein MKYLTSISLVLLGGLCVSLSGCNEAQTAPPQKVAPTVTTAKPVVKQIVEWDAYTGRLEAIDFVEVRARVSGYLKSTHFDEGQMVNEGELLFVIDPRPFEAELSLAKATLSQSNSQLVQARAQLEEANAQKEQTQAQLELAFAQVKRARSLKSKNVTTQDELDQLEAAFLQAKANVEASQAGISSAKAAIETALAVIEASKAQVETAELNLDYTRIYAPVTGRISKKHVTEGNLVSGGTSTSTMLTTITSVAPIYCNFDANEQEVLKYTRLAQNGKRASSRVAKNPVFLGLVDEKGFPHQGHMDFVDNRFDVDTASMRARSIFPNKNGTLLPGMFARIRIPGSAAYDAILIPDSAVGTDQSSQFVYVVVDGKVEQRVIQPGPIVDGLRVVREGLKGDEQLIIAGLLLVRPEMEVQVKPGKIEVVEDGLPNDYSPLPPEQWISPEPDPLPTKPAPKVSSLFGKPRNNP, encoded by the coding sequence ATGAAGTATTTAACGAGTATATCCCTGGTCCTGTTGGGCGGACTGTGTGTCAGCCTGTCGGGATGCAACGAAGCCCAGACTGCCCCACCCCAGAAAGTGGCCCCCACTGTGACGACCGCCAAGCCGGTCGTCAAGCAGATTGTGGAATGGGACGCTTACACCGGTCGACTGGAAGCAATCGACTTTGTCGAAGTGCGGGCGCGGGTCAGCGGTTACCTGAAATCAACCCACTTTGATGAAGGGCAGATGGTCAATGAAGGCGAGCTGCTGTTCGTGATTGATCCCCGTCCTTTCGAAGCGGAGCTGAGTCTTGCCAAAGCGACACTCAGTCAGTCGAATTCGCAACTGGTACAGGCACGCGCACAACTGGAAGAAGCGAATGCTCAGAAGGAGCAGACACAGGCGCAACTGGAACTGGCATTTGCCCAGGTCAAGCGGGCGCGCTCGCTTAAATCCAAGAACGTGACCACGCAGGATGAGCTCGATCAGCTGGAAGCGGCTTTTCTGCAGGCGAAGGCGAATGTGGAAGCGAGCCAGGCAGGCATCAGTTCTGCCAAGGCAGCCATTGAAACCGCACTGGCGGTCATCGAAGCTTCGAAAGCACAAGTTGAGACAGCCGAACTGAATCTGGATTACACGCGAATCTATGCTCCCGTCACGGGACGAATCAGTAAGAAACATGTCACGGAAGGGAACCTCGTCAGCGGAGGTACTTCCACTTCGACGATGCTGACGACGATCACTTCAGTCGCACCGATCTACTGTAACTTCGATGCCAACGAGCAGGAAGTTTTGAAATACACGCGACTGGCTCAGAACGGTAAACGTGCCAGTTCCCGGGTGGCTAAAAACCCGGTCTTCCTCGGACTGGTGGATGAGAAAGGTTTTCCTCACCAGGGACACATGGACTTTGTAGACAACCGGTTTGACGTGGATACCGCCAGCATGCGGGCACGTTCTATTTTCCCGAACAAAAACGGGACGCTGCTGCCGGGGATGTTTGCCCGGATCCGGATTCCGGGAAGTGCCGCTTATGATGCGATCCTGATTCCCGACTCTGCGGTGGGCACCGATCAGTCGTCACAGTTTGTGTATGTCGTGGTGGATGGCAAAGTCGAGCAGCGCGTGATTCAACCGGGGCCAATCGTGGATGGATTGCGCGTGGTCCGTGAGGGTCTGAAAGGGGATGAGCAACTCATCATCGCCGGTCTGCTGCTGGTACGTCCGGAGATGGAGGTCCAGGTAAAACCCGGGAAAATTGAAGTCGTCGAAGATGGCCTGCCCAACGATTACAGTCCCTTGCCGCCTGAGCAATGGATCTCACCCGAACCCGATCCCCTGCCGACGAAGCCGGCCCCCAAGGTCAGTTCATTGTTTGGAAAGCCGAGGAACAATCCATGA
- a CDS encoding TetR/AcrR family transcriptional regulator: MMSKSANKGRLTDRKRAAIMEAAVSELKQNGFDNTSMDRIAEVASVSKRTVYNHFPSKEDLFAAIVDELMSRCQLIEVSDYTPGEPIATQLSDIGQTAVDLMASPEFQDLARVTLSRFLQSPDLAREMMIDSTQFEAGLIVWLETAHQEGNLQIPDAQLAAKQFLGLIQSFAFWPPLIGKEAPLTEVQKKQLVESTVSMFLAQYSC; the protein is encoded by the coding sequence ATGATGTCAAAATCGGCAAACAAGGGAAGACTGACAGACCGGAAACGAGCCGCAATCATGGAGGCCGCCGTTTCGGAGTTGAAGCAGAACGGTTTCGACAACACCAGCATGGACCGGATTGCAGAAGTCGCATCTGTTTCCAAGAGAACGGTTTACAATCATTTTCCCAGCAAGGAAGATCTGTTCGCTGCGATTGTGGATGAACTGATGTCGCGCTGTCAGCTGATCGAAGTCTCTGACTATACTCCTGGTGAACCCATTGCCACGCAGCTGAGCGACATCGGTCAGACGGCCGTCGATCTGATGGCTTCTCCCGAATTTCAGGACCTGGCCCGGGTTACGCTTTCCCGGTTTTTGCAGTCGCCGGACCTGGCTCGTGAGATGATGATTGATTCGACCCAGTTCGAGGCTGGGCTAATCGTCTGGCTGGAAACAGCACATCAGGAGGGTAACCTGCAGATTCCTGATGCCCAACTGGCGGCGAAGCAGTTCCTGGGACTGATTCAATCCTTTGCCTTCTGGCCTCCGCTGATCGGCAAGGAAGCGCCACTGACGGAAGTACAGAAGAAACAGCTTGTCGAGTCGACGGTCAGCATGTTTCTGGCTCAGTATTCCTGCTGA
- a CDS encoding efflux RND transporter periplasmic adaptor subunit, whose protein sequence is MLHEMTPVSHSLVTGSVGAWKIEKIGFEISGRVESVLEPETEIEGRVLDQGSGKVLVPGTVLARLHDERYSIAVDSARAAVDVALQRKKAMQVEIAEGLPARLASAQAEQQLAKAESQRTVTLVSKKVATRSDYDRAMAELQTTNATVKNLEAELKTKQAELSSQDAEIEKARFQLAEAERNLRDTVLYSSFRGQVAQVHAVPGSYLDAGDPALTIQIMDPIKVELELSAAMSRRFHRGDIVRVIAENSQGQQTGLEGYVYMTDPNADAETRTFTVTLLVRNRKSQLKIPRGYPSENIARTKDIWPLNFAPIVSGGNTLMTEEKAIRRDANGAFLWKITNRRAGEITSSANRILNVEKVRITPGTIRVPFLGNWYFVPVEIQPGQNFDPQRDLVAGELKVSQGQPDNWNGRHILLDESSWLLRPGDVVRVGLDQGATTPGLYVPMKAIRQQAGKTSIFIVDDATEQTMAREVEILLSESSYPSSREMMLRQIRPAPGVKLPPHARVILEGMPFLSDGEPVTVVGKPEVVQ, encoded by the coding sequence ATGCTCCACGAGATGACCCCGGTTTCCCATTCGCTCGTCACTGGATCGGTGGGTGCCTGGAAGATCGAGAAAATCGGATTCGAAATTTCGGGACGCGTCGAAAGCGTGCTTGAGCCCGAAACCGAAATCGAAGGCCGCGTACTCGACCAGGGGAGTGGCAAAGTGCTGGTGCCGGGTACCGTCCTGGCTCGACTGCACGACGAACGGTACAGCATTGCCGTCGATTCCGCCCGGGCTGCCGTCGATGTCGCCTTGCAAAGAAAAAAAGCGATGCAGGTGGAAATCGCCGAAGGTCTTCCCGCCCGCCTCGCTTCAGCCCAGGCGGAACAGCAACTGGCCAAAGCCGAGTCTCAGCGTACGGTGACCCTGGTCAGCAAAAAAGTCGCCACCCGTTCCGATTACGACCGGGCGATGGCCGAACTGCAGACCACAAACGCCACGGTAAAGAATCTCGAAGCAGAACTGAAAACCAAACAGGCGGAACTCAGTTCCCAGGATGCAGAGATCGAAAAAGCCCGCTTCCAACTCGCAGAAGCCGAACGCAATTTACGCGATACCGTCCTCTATTCCTCTTTTCGCGGACAGGTCGCCCAGGTACACGCGGTACCCGGTAGCTACCTCGATGCCGGTGATCCTGCTTTAACCATTCAGATCATGGATCCCATCAAAGTCGAGCTGGAACTCTCTGCAGCCATGTCGCGACGTTTTCATCGAGGCGACATTGTGCGGGTCATCGCCGAAAACAGCCAGGGACAGCAGACCGGGCTCGAAGGCTATGTCTATATGACCGACCCCAATGCGGATGCGGAGACCAGAACCTTCACCGTTACCCTGCTCGTGCGCAATCGCAAATCCCAACTCAAAATTCCCCGCGGCTATCCGTCTGAGAATATCGCCCGTACGAAAGATATCTGGCCTTTGAATTTCGCTCCGATTGTCAGCGGTGGTAACACGCTCATGACTGAAGAAAAAGCGATCAGACGAGACGCAAACGGCGCTTTTCTCTGGAAGATTACAAACCGCCGGGCAGGTGAAATCACCTCGTCTGCCAACCGCATCTTGAACGTCGAAAAAGTCCGCATCACCCCCGGCACCATTCGGGTTCCTTTCCTGGGAAACTGGTATTTCGTCCCTGTGGAAATTCAGCCAGGACAGAACTTTGATCCGCAACGTGATCTGGTGGCCGGGGAACTCAAGGTCAGCCAGGGGCAGCCAGACAACTGGAACGGACGTCACATCCTCCTCGATGAATCAAGTTGGCTGCTCAGGCCCGGCGATGTCGTCCGCGTCGGTCTCGATCAGGGAGCGACAACACCCGGACTCTACGTGCCCATGAAAGCCATCCGCCAGCAGGCCGGTAAAACGTCGATCTTCATAGTTGACGATGCTACTGAGCAGACCATGGCCCGTGAAGTCGAAATCCTTCTTTCCGAAAGCAGCTATCCTTCCTCGCGGGAAATGATGCTACGTCAGATCAGACCGGCCCCCGGAGTGAAGCTGCCTCCCCATGCCCGGGTCATTCTGGAAGGCATGCCCTTCCTCAGCGATGGTGAACCGGTGACAGTCGTCGGGAAACCGGAGGTCGTCCAATGA
- a CDS encoding efflux RND transporter permease subunit, with protein MNILPEFAIRYRTIVFTIVGLLVIWGIVSFQTMPRREDPEFTIMTCVVTTPWPGVSAEKVEELITDPLEEVLDGIEEVDVLRSTSINGLSTIFVDLYDNVSPAHVDQVWDQVRARVRNVEMPEENITPIVTDDFGDTSVILFAIYQKPLPGQTEIDPHRIYTDRDLDLYSERVRDALRLLDGVAKVQRFGVREEAIYIETDAGTWSQLQLTTGDLKDLISDRNIIEAGGLLDTGDGRFYVKPGGKLDGVNEINTIVADLSSSDKGSNQVYLDDLGLNVRRAYQDPPSLICRYSDPETSQSAVIVAVTMKSGSNIIDICNASKARLEEMQNVTYELPPDLGLVPISDQSESVNNRIHDVIINVIEAVIIVVVVVYLVVGFRTATVMAANIPFVTLIAVGVITLFGVQLEQMSLASMIISLGLLVDNAVQICDQSRTNQIEGMGPIEASVSGARMLAAPMLNGTLTTIASFVPMVIFFEGGNREFIYSLPVTLSVMLAVSWVLAMTFCVILAAMFIRPPKSKDQPGAPLVRCFYWFKGLFRRNRAADEFSWKSENQHYISRIYGALVSQAIKHKFLTLGVSISLFFLALKLPVSTEFFPQGERDQFVVGVWLPENVSIEQTNQAARQVEELLRKLSPTTDEAGNQVERLRAMRTLVGGGGSRWYLSWNPESRKANYAEILIRTSDPKLTHDFAQQVRQVALTGDADLGIDPLPGIRVVPMEMMLGPPAAPVALRITGNGFADLHKLREVAGQVEKLIRDQPETWNTHDSWGADGYQLQVNVDADRASLAGVSNAQIASTLNTYYSGKQLTMFREGDYSVPVYFRLIPEGRKSVSTIESAYIEGRNGKVPIKSVAAFEYGWEPAVIERRDMNRTIEVSARVEPGASGNDIVSRIMSSDEFKQIEANLPNGFRIEIGGALEESMQASGMMLKAFGMSFVTILLLLVIQFNSISKSIMIIFTLPLALIGALLGLYLTSNPLGFMPQLGILSLFGIVLNTAIIFMEFADYQIASRSKASSGRGPIAGLTRDEFRDCLAEAGKQRLLPIFLTTATTVGGLLPLALAGGPLWVGMAWLMIVGLLMATLLTLFVIPALYAIIVENFRISPLSVPMEDEPVLKEVPQPLSAV; from the coding sequence ATGAACATTCTCCCCGAATTTGCCATCCGCTATCGGACGATTGTTTTTACCATTGTCGGTCTGCTGGTCATCTGGGGCATCGTCTCCTTTCAGACCATGCCCCGCCGCGAAGACCCTGAATTTACCATTATGACCTGCGTCGTTACGACTCCCTGGCCGGGGGTCTCGGCGGAAAAAGTTGAAGAGCTGATTACCGATCCACTCGAAGAGGTCCTGGATGGCATCGAAGAGGTAGACGTTCTGCGTTCGACTTCCATCAACGGTCTGTCGACGATCTTTGTTGATCTGTATGACAACGTCTCCCCCGCGCACGTCGATCAGGTCTGGGATCAGGTACGCGCCCGTGTCCGGAACGTAGAGATGCCCGAGGAAAATATCACCCCCATCGTCACCGACGACTTCGGCGACACAAGCGTGATCCTCTTTGCCATCTATCAGAAACCGTTACCGGGCCAGACAGAGATTGACCCGCACCGCATATACACCGACCGGGACCTGGATCTCTATTCAGAACGCGTTCGCGATGCCCTTCGCCTGCTTGATGGCGTCGCCAAAGTCCAGCGGTTCGGCGTCCGGGAAGAAGCGATCTACATCGAGACTGACGCCGGCACCTGGTCGCAGTTGCAACTGACCACCGGCGATCTCAAAGATCTGATTTCCGACCGCAACATTATTGAAGCAGGAGGCCTGCTCGATACCGGCGATGGACGTTTCTATGTCAAACCGGGTGGAAAACTCGACGGCGTGAATGAAATCAACACGATCGTCGCTGATCTCTCCAGTTCGGACAAAGGTTCCAACCAGGTGTATCTGGATGATCTGGGGCTGAATGTCAGACGTGCTTACCAGGATCCCCCCTCGCTCATCTGCCGCTACAGTGATCCGGAGACTTCGCAGTCCGCAGTGATCGTTGCGGTCACCATGAAATCGGGGTCGAATATCATCGATATCTGTAATGCCTCCAAAGCCCGCCTGGAGGAAATGCAGAATGTGACCTATGAACTTCCGCCAGATCTCGGACTCGTGCCTATCTCCGACCAGTCCGAAAGTGTGAATAACCGCATTCATGATGTGATCATCAACGTCATTGAAGCAGTGATCATTGTGGTCGTGGTCGTCTACCTGGTCGTGGGCTTTCGCACCGCTACCGTCATGGCTGCTAACATCCCCTTTGTCACCCTGATAGCCGTCGGCGTCATCACGCTCTTCGGAGTCCAACTCGAGCAGATGTCGCTGGCCTCCATGATTATCTCGCTCGGTCTGCTTGTGGATAACGCGGTGCAGATCTGTGATCAGTCGCGCACCAACCAGATTGAAGGCATGGGACCGATTGAAGCCAGCGTCAGCGGTGCCCGCATGTTGGCCGCTCCCATGCTGAATGGAACCCTTACCACCATCGCCTCCTTCGTGCCGATGGTCATCTTCTTTGAGGGAGGCAATCGCGAGTTTATCTACAGTCTGCCGGTCACCCTCTCCGTGATGCTGGCCGTCAGTTGGGTTCTGGCGATGACCTTCTGTGTGATTCTCGCGGCCATGTTTATTCGCCCGCCCAAATCCAAAGATCAACCCGGTGCGCCCCTGGTCCGCTGCTTCTACTGGTTTAAAGGCCTCTTTCGCCGCAATCGGGCTGCCGACGAATTCTCCTGGAAATCGGAGAACCAGCATTACATCAGTCGGATTTACGGGGCTCTGGTTTCACAGGCCATAAAACATAAATTCCTCACGCTGGGTGTTTCCATCAGTCTCTTTTTCCTGGCACTCAAACTGCCGGTCAGTACCGAGTTCTTCCCCCAGGGAGAACGGGATCAGTTTGTCGTCGGCGTCTGGCTCCCGGAAAACGTGAGCATCGAACAGACCAATCAGGCCGCCAGGCAGGTTGAAGAACTGCTCCGTAAACTGAGCCCCACCACCGACGAAGCCGGCAATCAGGTCGAACGACTGCGGGCCATGCGCACCCTGGTCGGAGGCGGCGGCTCCCGCTGGTATCTTTCCTGGAACCCCGAATCCCGGAAAGCCAACTACGCTGAGATCCTGATTCGAACCTCCGATCCGAAACTCACGCACGACTTTGCCCAGCAGGTGCGTCAGGTCGCACTCACCGGCGATGCGGATCTGGGCATCGATCCGCTGCCGGGCATCCGCGTTGTCCCCATGGAGATGATGCTCGGACCACCGGCAGCACCGGTGGCCCTGCGGATTACCGGAAATGGCTTTGCAGACCTGCATAAACTCCGCGAGGTCGCCGGCCAGGTGGAGAAGCTGATCCGCGATCAGCCCGAGACCTGGAACACGCATGATTCCTGGGGCGCCGACGGCTACCAGCTGCAGGTCAACGTGGATGCCGACCGCGCCAGTCTGGCAGGAGTCAGTAATGCCCAGATCGCCTCGACCCTGAATACCTACTATTCGGGAAAACAGCTGACCATGTTCCGCGAAGGAGACTATTCGGTTCCCGTCTATTTCCGCCTGATTCCCGAGGGACGCAAATCCGTGTCGACCATCGAATCCGCCTACATCGAAGGTCGCAACGGCAAGGTTCCCATCAAATCGGTCGCAGCCTTCGAGTATGGCTGGGAACCCGCGGTCATCGAACGCCGCGATATGAACCGGACCATCGAAGTTTCTGCCCGCGTCGAACCCGGTGCCTCGGGAAATGATATCGTGAGCCGGATCATGTCCTCGGACGAATTCAAACAGATCGAAGCGAATCTGCCCAACGGGTTCCGCATCGAAATTGGCGGTGCACTCGAAGAATCGATGCAGGCTTCCGGCATGATGCTGAAAGCCTTCGGCATGTCCTTTGTAACCATCCTGCTCCTGCTGGTCATTCAGTTTAACAGCATCTCGAAGTCGATCATGATTATCTTCACGCTCCCCCTGGCATTGATCGGGGCCTTGCTCGGTCTGTATCTCACCAGTAATCCCCTGGGCTTCATGCCTCAGCTGGGTATCCTGTCCCTGTTCGGAATCGTTTTAAATACGGCTATCATTTTCATGGAGTTCGCCGACTACCAGATCGCTTCTCGCTCGAAGGCCAGCAGCGGACGCGGTCCCATTGCCGGGCTCACCCGGGATGAGTTCCGCGACTGTCTGGCCGAAGCCGGCAAGCAGCGCCTGCTCCCCATCTTCCTGACCACAGCCACCACCGTCGGCGGTCTGCTCCCCCTTGCCCTGGCTGGCGGGCCGTTGTGGGTGGGCATGGCCTGGCTGATGATCGTCGGCCTGTTGATGGCCACCCTGCTGACCCTGTTCGTCATCCCGGCTCTGTACGCCATCATCGTCGAAAATTTCCGCATCAGCCCGCTCAGTGTTCCCATGGAGGATGAGCCCGTTCTCAAGGAGGTGCCACAGCCACTATCTGCCGTTTGA
- a CDS encoding class I SAM-dependent methyltransferase codes for MRVLCFTLLATVCLHFSPVMAQETATAPPQSVKPGINKSFLDPDLDVDQWIKRFEVESREVFRARDQIVKQLKLKPGDRIADVGTGTGLFVEPFSLAVGEKGWVFALDIVPKFVERVGKISDILDLKNVTPVLCGQDDVRLPPASIDAAFICDVYHHFEYPSRSMTSLHKALVPGGQLILIDFERIPGKSREWTLGHVRAGKETFRKEVEDAGFEFVEEVKIPAFEENYFLRFKRK; via the coding sequence ATGCGTGTTTTATGTTTTACTCTGCTCGCCACCGTCTGCCTGCATTTCTCTCCTGTCATGGCCCAGGAGACTGCCACCGCGCCACCTCAAAGTGTGAAGCCGGGCATCAACAAGTCATTCCTCGATCCCGATCTGGACGTCGATCAATGGATTAAACGCTTTGAAGTCGAAAGCCGGGAAGTCTTCCGTGCCCGCGACCAGATAGTGAAACAGCTGAAACTCAAGCCCGGCGATCGCATTGCCGACGTCGGCACCGGGACGGGGCTATTCGTGGAACCGTTCTCTCTGGCAGTTGGAGAAAAAGGCTGGGTGTTTGCTTTGGATATTGTCCCCAAATTCGTCGAACGGGTCGGGAAAATCTCGGATATCCTGGATCTGAAGAATGTCACTCCCGTCCTCTGTGGACAGGACGACGTCCGCCTGCCCCCCGCTTCGATTGACGCCGCCTTCATCTGCGATGTCTACCACCATTTCGAATACCCGTCCCGTTCCATGACCTCCCTGCACAAGGCACTCGTTCCCGGCGGTCAGCTGATTCTGATCGACTTCGAACGCATCCCCGGTAAGTCCCGCGAATGGACGCTGGGCCATGTTCGCGCAGGAAAAGAGACCTTCCGCAAAGAAGTCGAAGACGCCGGGTTCGAATTCGTGGAAGAAGTGAAAATTCCCGCCTTTGAGGAAAACTACTTCCTGCGTTTCAAACGCAAGTAA